A genomic region of Luteibacter aegosomatissinici contains the following coding sequences:
- the lpxL gene encoding LpxL/LpxP family Kdo(2)-lipid IV(A) lauroyl/palmitoleoyl acyltransferase, whose amino-acid sequence MPRPTLTRSMLAPRNWPAWLGVGVIWLIAHLPFRWLMGLGRLAGRLALHLNKERRRIAATNIALCFPELSADEQKALVRANLCDVGMMLAEFALGWMGSDRAIARVPVTIDGLEHLEAARAEGRGVLLVGGHFSHLELCARLVSQRIRIAGMYRRMDSDVFEFAVLRSRLHYAAAMFEKDDIRGTVKYLKAGGTLWYAPDQDMRSKDNVFAPFFGVRAATITATHHLARLSNAVVIPFYHRRLPDDSGYAMRLGAPMTDFPSKDAALDTERVNAQIEQMVREAPEQYLWVHKRFKTRPPGEPKIY is encoded by the coding sequence ATGCCCCGCCCCACCCTGACCCGCTCGATGCTCGCGCCCCGAAACTGGCCGGCGTGGCTTGGCGTGGGTGTCATCTGGCTCATCGCGCACCTGCCGTTCCGCTGGCTCATGGGCCTGGGCCGCCTGGCCGGCCGGCTGGCCCTGCACCTGAACAAGGAGCGCCGGCGCATCGCGGCCACCAATATCGCCCTGTGCTTTCCGGAGCTATCGGCCGATGAGCAGAAGGCGCTGGTCCGCGCCAACCTTTGCGATGTCGGCATGATGCTGGCCGAGTTCGCCCTGGGCTGGATGGGCTCGGACAGGGCGATCGCCCGCGTGCCGGTCACGATCGATGGGCTGGAACACCTGGAAGCCGCCCGTGCCGAAGGCCGTGGCGTGTTGCTGGTGGGCGGCCACTTCTCGCACCTGGAGCTTTGTGCGCGGCTGGTGTCGCAGCGCATCCGCATCGCCGGCATGTACCGGCGCATGGATTCGGATGTGTTCGAGTTCGCCGTGCTGCGCTCGCGCCTGCACTACGCCGCGGCCATGTTCGAGAAGGATGATATCCGCGGCACGGTGAAGTACCTGAAGGCCGGTGGCACGCTGTGGTACGCCCCCGACCAGGACATGCGCAGCAAGGACAACGTGTTCGCGCCGTTCTTTGGGGTAAGGGCCGCGACGATCACCGCGACGCACCACCTTGCGCGGCTGTCCAACGCGGTCGTCATTCCGTTTTACCACCGCCGCCTTCCGGATGATTCGGGTTATGCGATGCGGCTTGGCGCGCCGATGACTGATTTTCCGTCGAAGGATGCTGCGCTCGATACGGAACGGGTGAACGCGCAGATCGAGCAGATGGTGCGCGAAGCGCCGGAGCAGTACCTGTGGGTACATAAGCGCTTCAAGACGCGCCCGCCAGGTGAGCCGAAGATCTACTGA
- a CDS encoding O-antigen ligase family protein, with product MSGTGFKAALGAGWRSPLLPIWLVPALLPFGRSAELGVFLSLVGAVLLLVREPAAIRHHPGAKLFLWLFAAYAGAALVSAIDAVAPGKSWGTVAGILRFAPLGVYTCFAMRRPAKVRALYMATAVVVAIWVLDAWVQALTGVGLAGHSNAERLSGIFGSDNLKLGPALAACAPFLLWAARERWGRWALVGAYLVTLGPVLLSGSRASWLCYGLVGLAFLWREAGSIKRFALACGAAALVLVVAGLLAWQVSPRFRERIAHTLPALSGTRQGLDTALTGRLDIWRTSLRLYAAHPVNGVGVRGFRVAYPAYAAPGDHFLTIEKCGDGEGACHAHQVVLEVATETGTLGLLAWLAAAGLALRAWWRADADARMRAFPPAVALFSILFPLNTHMAYYSAWWGLLAAWLLAVWCAALYADLPDAGQTHGG from the coding sequence GTGAGCGGCACGGGTTTCAAGGCGGCGCTGGGCGCCGGCTGGCGTTCGCCGCTCCTCCCCATCTGGCTCGTGCCCGCGCTGCTGCCTTTCGGGCGTAGTGCCGAGCTAGGCGTGTTCCTCTCGCTGGTAGGCGCGGTCCTGCTGCTGGTGCGTGAACCGGCGGCGATCCGCCACCACCCCGGTGCGAAGCTGTTCCTGTGGTTGTTCGCGGCCTACGCGGGCGCTGCGCTGGTTTCGGCCATCGATGCCGTGGCGCCGGGTAAAAGCTGGGGCACGGTTGCCGGGATACTGCGTTTCGCTCCGCTCGGGGTGTACACCTGCTTCGCCATGCGCCGGCCCGCGAAAGTGCGTGCGCTGTACATGGCCACGGCCGTGGTCGTCGCGATATGGGTGCTCGATGCCTGGGTGCAGGCCCTGACCGGCGTCGGCCTGGCCGGGCACTCGAATGCGGAGCGGCTCTCCGGCATTTTTGGCAGTGACAACCTGAAACTGGGGCCGGCCCTGGCCGCGTGCGCGCCGTTCTTGCTGTGGGCGGCGCGGGAGCGTTGGGGCCGGTGGGCGTTGGTAGGTGCGTACCTCGTCACGCTCGGCCCGGTACTGCTTTCCGGTTCGCGCGCTTCCTGGCTTTGCTATGGCCTGGTCGGCCTGGCGTTCCTGTGGCGCGAGGCTGGCAGCATCAAGCGCTTTGCCCTTGCGTGCGGGGCAGCTGCGCTGGTGCTGGTCGTCGCAGGGCTGCTCGCGTGGCAGGTATCGCCGCGCTTCCGTGAGCGCATCGCCCACACGCTGCCCGCCCTCAGCGGTACCCGCCAGGGCCTGGATACGGCCCTTACCGGCCGTCTGGATATCTGGCGAACCTCGCTTCGCCTTTACGCGGCCCACCCCGTGAACGGCGTGGGCGTGCGCGGCTTCCGCGTGGCCTACCCGGCGTACGCCGCGCCCGGCGATCATTTCCTCACCATCGAGAAATGTGGCGATGGCGAAGGCGCCTGCCACGCGCACCAGGTAGTGCTCGAAGTCGCCACGGAAACAGGCACGCTGGGCCTTTTGGCGTGGCTTGCCGCGGCGGGGCTCGCGCTGCGCGCGTGGTGGCGCGCGGATGCCGACGCGCGCATGCGTGCGTTCCCACCTGCGGTCGCGTTGTTCTCCATCCTGTTCCCGCTCAATACCCATATGGCGTACTACTCGGCATGGTGGGGTTTGCTGGCCGCCTGGCTCCTCGCCGTGTGGTGCGCCGCCCTGTATGCCGACCTGCCGGATGCGGGACAGACGCATGGTGGGTGA
- a CDS encoding VirK/YbjX family protein: protein MPSLFRFARSLHGRAGWHSTPSHALGAVLTYCGRSLKRWRKHDAWLAFLESPAMAGITEIDKVLLERYQHRYISKAWSAEQRLQAVRDHYEFALARFPRELFHMLYRERQVLAGKLTLRDGGKLSLLLKAPIRRGREGELSLSLTDEEGLQISYVQFSIINGGRTIVIGCLQGAANDAGREAVRDLTKQCHGLRPKNLLLSMVRSLADAFGIDEVLGVGNDRHVFAGIANKVKADYDGFWLEAGGELGDAGFYRVPPREPLRLESEIESKRRSEFRRREALRHEACELILEPFGFHRPALAAAA from the coding sequence ATGCCATCGCTCTTTCGCTTCGCTCGATCGCTGCACGGCCGCGCCGGCTGGCACAGCACGCCTTCGCACGCACTGGGCGCCGTGCTGACTTACTGCGGCCGTTCGCTCAAGCGCTGGCGCAAGCACGACGCGTGGCTCGCCTTCCTGGAGTCGCCTGCCATGGCGGGCATCACGGAAATCGACAAGGTATTGCTGGAGCGTTACCAGCACCGGTACATCAGCAAGGCGTGGAGCGCCGAGCAACGCCTGCAGGCCGTGCGCGACCACTACGAGTTCGCGCTTGCACGCTTTCCGCGCGAGCTCTTCCACATGCTGTACCGCGAACGCCAGGTGCTGGCGGGCAAGCTCACGCTGCGCGATGGCGGCAAGCTTTCCTTGCTGCTCAAGGCCCCCATCCGCCGTGGTCGCGAAGGCGAGCTCAGCCTGTCGCTCACCGACGAGGAAGGGCTGCAGATTTCCTACGTGCAGTTTTCCATCATCAACGGTGGCCGAACCATCGTCATCGGCTGCCTGCAGGGTGCGGCGAACGATGCCGGGCGCGAAGCCGTGCGTGACCTGACCAAACAATGCCACGGCCTGCGCCCGAAGAACCTGCTGCTGTCGATGGTCCGTTCGCTCGCCGATGCCTTTGGCATCGATGAAGTACTCGGCGTGGGTAACGACCGGCACGTGTTCGCCGGCATCGCGAACAAGGTGAAAGCCGATTACGACGGGTTCTGGCTGGAAGCGGGTGGCGAGCTCGGCGACGCCGGCTTCTACCGGGTGCCGCCGCGTGAACCGTTGCGCCTTGAATCGGAGATCGAGAGCAAGCGGCGCAGCGAATTCCGCCGCCGCGAGGCGCTGCGCCACGAGGCGTGCGAACTAATCCTGGAGCCGTTCGGGTTCCACCGGCCCGCCCTTGCCGCGGCGGCGTGA
- a CDS encoding YceI family protein translates to MRALRYLALAGLLAAAGTATAAPVTYKLDPGHTMVLFSWNHFGFSNPSANLGQVDGTLVYDEAAPTKATVEATLPLAGLDTFVPKLDEHLKSADFLDAAKYPTVTFKSTKVAAAGKGKLKVTGDLTVHGVTKPVTLDVTLNKVGPNPMMKVQAIGFDATATIKRSDFGVGAYVPNVSDEIKIRITTEAHDASAK, encoded by the coding sequence ATGCGCGCTCTCCGTTACCTCGCCCTCGCGGGCCTGCTCGCCGCCGCCGGCACCGCTACCGCCGCCCCGGTCACCTACAAGCTCGACCCGGGCCACACCATGGTCCTGTTCAGCTGGAACCACTTCGGCTTCTCGAACCCGAGCGCCAACCTGGGCCAGGTCGATGGCACCCTGGTGTACGACGAAGCGGCCCCGACCAAGGCCACGGTCGAAGCCACCCTGCCGCTCGCCGGCCTGGATACCTTCGTGCCGAAGCTCGATGAGCACCTGAAGTCGGCCGATTTCCTGGATGCCGCCAAGTACCCGACCGTGACCTTCAAGAGCACCAAGGTCGCCGCCGCGGGCAAGGGCAAGCTGAAGGTCACCGGTGACCTGACCGTGCACGGCGTGACCAAGCCGGTCACCCTCGATGTCACCCTGAACAAGGTCGGCCCGAACCCGATGATGAAGGTGCAGGCCATCGGCTTCGATGCCACCGCCACGATCAAGCGCTCGGATTTCGGCGTGGGCGCGTACGTGCCGAACGTTTCGGACGAGATCAAGATCCGCATCACCACCGAAGCCCACGACGCCTCGGCCAAATAA
- a CDS encoding TolC family outer membrane protein, giving the protein MRLKLLTVALALAAAPFASHAEDLLDAYRQARANDPVLSQADSTRLATGEGVTQARALLLPQVSAQLSLNQSDPNGPTREPIYGADNRTIVGYSGDIGHTRTRDVGATVSQSVVDFSKYADLKAARSSADSQNATYDAALQALSTRVATAYFQVLTNDDALTFQKANEQALARQLEQAQQRFDVGLSAITDVQDAKAQHDTAVAQVITAENTLADSREALTQITGQPADNLKKLREQLPMDPPSPNDAQAWVAEAVKTSPTIIAAQYNVDSAEHSISSARAGHLPTIDATLGYSKSTAWNQNAGAASSAGTTSANGRGATSVGLTLNVPIFSGGATQSRVRQSIYQRDAAQDSLESARRQVVRDTLNYYRSVVAGISKVEATKAAVESAESARDATQAGFEVGTRTIVDVLIAQQNLTSALSDYSQARHQFVLDKLLLKQTAGTVDVKDLEAVNSLLQ; this is encoded by the coding sequence ATGCGCTTGAAGCTCCTTACCGTTGCGCTGGCCCTGGCAGCGGCACCCTTCGCGAGCCATGCCGAAGACCTGCTTGATGCTTACCGCCAGGCCCGGGCGAACGACCCGGTGCTGTCGCAGGCCGATTCCACCCGCCTCGCAACCGGTGAGGGCGTGACCCAGGCCCGTGCGCTGCTGCTGCCCCAGGTCAGCGCGCAGCTCAGCCTCAACCAGAGCGACCCGAACGGCCCCACCCGCGAGCCGATCTACGGCGCCGACAACCGCACGATCGTCGGCTACTCGGGCGATATCGGCCACACCCGTACGCGTGATGTTGGCGCCACGGTGAGCCAGAGCGTGGTCGATTTCAGCAAGTACGCCGACCTGAAGGCGGCCCGCTCCTCGGCGGATTCGCAGAACGCCACGTACGATGCCGCGCTGCAGGCACTGTCGACCCGCGTGGCCACCGCGTATTTCCAGGTGCTAACCAACGATGACGCGCTGACCTTCCAGAAGGCCAACGAGCAGGCCCTGGCGCGCCAGCTTGAACAGGCGCAGCAGCGTTTCGACGTGGGCCTGTCGGCCATCACGGACGTGCAGGATGCCAAGGCCCAGCACGATACCGCCGTGGCCCAGGTGATCACCGCGGAGAACACCCTGGCGGATTCGCGCGAGGCGCTCACCCAGATCACGGGCCAGCCGGCCGACAACCTGAAGAAGCTGCGCGAGCAGCTGCCGATGGATCCGCCGAGCCCGAACGATGCACAGGCCTGGGTGGCCGAAGCGGTCAAGACCAGCCCGACGATCATCGCGGCGCAGTACAACGTCGATTCCGCTGAGCACAGCATTTCGTCGGCACGCGCCGGCCACTTGCCGACGATCGATGCCACGCTCGGTTACAGCAAGAGCACGGCGTGGAACCAGAACGCCGGTGCCGCGTCGTCGGCAGGCACCACGAGCGCGAACGGCCGCGGTGCTACGTCGGTCGGCCTCACGCTGAACGTGCCGATCTTCTCGGGCGGTGCGACCCAGTCGCGCGTTCGCCAGTCGATCTACCAGCGCGATGCGGCGCAGGATTCGCTGGAATCCGCCCGCCGCCAGGTGGTGCGCGATACGCTGAACTACTACCGCTCGGTCGTGGCCGGTATCAGCAAGGTCGAGGCGACGAAGGCCGCCGTGGAATCGGCCGAAAGCGCACGTGATGCGACGCAGGCAGGCTTCGAAGTGGGTACGCGTACGATCGTGGACGTGCTGATCGCGCAGCAGAACCTTACCTCGGCGCTGAGCGATTACTCGCAGGCCCGCCACCAGTTCGTGCTCGACAAGCTGCTGCTGAAGCAGACGGCCGGCACGGTGGACGTGAAGGACCTGGAAGCGGTCAACTCCCTGCTCCAGTAA
- a CDS encoding zinc-finger domain-containing protein: protein MRTNPAAAPLIPANAENRYEVTHADLPLSCPMPGMYLWNSHPKVYLPIEDEGGTSKCSYCGATYVLKD, encoded by the coding sequence ATGCGCACCAATCCCGCGGCCGCGCCGCTCATCCCGGCGAACGCCGAAAACCGTTACGAAGTGACCCACGCCGACCTTCCGCTGTCGTGCCCCATGCCGGGCATGTACCTGTGGAATTCGCACCCCAAGGTGTACCTGCCCATCGAAGACGAGGGCGGCACCTCCAAGTGCTCGTATTGCGGCGCTACTTACGTACTGAAAGACTGA
- a CDS encoding malonic semialdehyde reductase has protein sequence MSSPLNDAALDQLFRSARTFNAWQDKEVTDQQLKELYDLVKMGPTSANSSPVRLVFIKSQDAKARLKPFLSENNAEKTMAAPVTAIIATDFAFYDHLPKLFPHADARSWFVGNEALVEATAFRNSTLQGGYLIMAARSLGLDCGPMSGYDQAGLDAEFFPGTQVKSNFLVNIGYGDPNKNLFGRLPRFDFDEVAQVL, from the coding sequence ATGAGTTCTCCGCTGAACGATGCCGCGCTTGACCAGCTCTTCCGCTCCGCCCGCACCTTCAACGCGTGGCAGGACAAGGAAGTTACCGATCAGCAGCTCAAGGAGCTCTACGATCTGGTGAAGATGGGTCCCACCTCGGCGAACTCCTCGCCGGTGCGCCTGGTCTTCATCAAGTCGCAGGATGCCAAGGCACGCCTCAAGCCGTTCCTTTCCGAGAACAATGCGGAGAAGACGATGGCCGCACCGGTCACCGCCATCATCGCCACCGACTTCGCTTTCTACGACCACCTGCCGAAGCTGTTCCCGCACGCCGATGCGCGCAGCTGGTTCGTCGGCAACGAAGCGCTGGTGGAAGCCACCGCGTTCCGTAACAGCACGTTGCAGGGCGGCTACCTGATCATGGCGGCGCGTTCGCTCGGCCTCGATTGCGGCCCCATGTCCGGTTACGACCAGGCCGGCCTCGATGCCGAGTTCTTCCCGGGCACCCAGGTGAAGTCGAACTTCCTGGTGAACATCGGCTACGGCGATCCCAACAAGAACCTGTTCGGCCGCCTGCCGCGCTTCGATTTCGACGAAGTGGCCCAGGTCCTCTGA
- a CDS encoding protein-L-isoaspartate O-methyltransferase family protein codes for MAMNFEQARQNMVENQVRPWEVLEYSVLDTLKAIRREDFVASAHRNVAFADLNLPLGHDEVMMKPVIEGRVLQAVALNKTDEVLEIGTGSGYLTACLANLAGKVHSIDMHADFVDAARQRLAAAGVANATLEVAEAVNGYTPAGVFDVVVVTGAVHAVPEKFVRWLKPGGRMFVVRGDSPAQTAVLLTHEGEGRYREESLFETDLPYLAHAAPVKRFVL; via the coding sequence ATGGCGATGAATTTCGAGCAGGCCCGCCAGAACATGGTCGAGAACCAGGTCCGCCCCTGGGAAGTGCTGGAGTACTCGGTACTCGACACCCTGAAGGCGATCCGCCGCGAGGATTTCGTGGCCTCGGCCCATCGCAACGTGGCGTTTGCCGACCTGAACCTGCCCCTGGGGCACGACGAGGTCATGATGAAGCCGGTCATCGAGGGCCGTGTCCTCCAGGCCGTGGCCCTGAACAAGACCGACGAGGTCCTGGAAATCGGCACGGGCTCGGGCTACCTCACGGCCTGCCTGGCCAACCTGGCCGGCAAGGTCCACAGCATCGACATGCACGCCGACTTCGTCGACGCTGCCCGCCAGCGCCTTGCGGCCGCCGGCGTGGCGAATGCGACCCTCGAGGTGGCCGAGGCCGTCAACGGTTACACGCCGGCCGGCGTTTTCGACGTCGTCGTGGTCACCGGCGCGGTGCACGCGGTTCCCGAAAAATTCGTACGCTGGCTGAAGCCGGGCGGCCGCATGTTCGTGGTCCGCGGTGATTCGCCGGCCCAGACAGCGGTGCTGCTCACCCACGAGGGCGAGGGCCGGTACCGTGAGGAATCGTTGTTCGAAACGGACCTTCCCTACCTGGCGCATGCCGCGCCGGTGAAGCGCTTCGTGCTCTGA
- the waaA gene encoding lipid IV(A) 3-deoxy-D-manno-octulosonic acid transferase has protein sequence MRLIYNLAMYLFTPLVMVRLMARGMRYGDYHVRWRERFGSFKAPRMTGCLWVHAVSVGEVNAAEPLVKALMEAYPHAPMLVTTVTPTGSERVRQLFGNSVHSVYLPYDLPFAVKRFLRNTRPRLAVIVETEIWPNLYFACRRHGIPLLIANARLSERSLRGYARMSSLVRRALRCVSHIAAQSRTDAARYRLLGAEPSQLTVCGNLKFDMPVPSAALEAGHAMREAWGAGRPVWIAASTHEGEEMCVFEAHTEVMRRLPDALLLIAPRHPERFKAVEASVRSLGFNVATRSADKVPGQATQCFVIDSMGELLRFFAASDVAFVGGSLVSIGGHNVLEPAALSKPVLVGPYTYNFEEITQALLDEGGGERVKDGDELGEQVLSLLRDKERREAMGSHARHVFDSERGSVGKVMKLVDRLLQE, from the coding sequence CTGCGCCTGATCTACAACCTGGCCATGTACCTGTTCACGCCGCTGGTGATGGTTCGCCTGATGGCGCGCGGCATGCGCTACGGCGATTACCACGTGCGCTGGCGCGAGCGTTTCGGCAGCTTCAAGGCCCCCCGGATGACGGGCTGCCTGTGGGTGCATGCCGTGTCCGTGGGCGAGGTGAACGCGGCCGAGCCACTGGTGAAGGCACTGATGGAGGCCTACCCGCACGCGCCCATGCTGGTGACCACGGTGACCCCCACGGGCTCGGAGCGCGTCCGCCAGCTGTTTGGCAACTCGGTGCACAGCGTGTACCTGCCGTACGACCTGCCGTTCGCCGTGAAACGGTTCCTGCGCAATACGCGCCCGCGCCTGGCCGTCATCGTCGAAACCGAGATCTGGCCGAACCTTTACTTCGCCTGCCGCCGCCACGGTATCCCGTTGCTCATCGCCAACGCCCGCCTTTCGGAGCGATCACTCCGCGGCTACGCACGCATGAGCTCGCTGGTTCGCCGTGCGTTGCGTTGCGTCAGCCACATTGCTGCCCAATCACGTACCGATGCGGCCCGCTACCGCCTGCTCGGCGCCGAGCCCAGCCAGCTCACCGTCTGCGGCAACCTCAAATTCGACATGCCGGTACCCAGTGCTGCGCTGGAGGCTGGCCATGCCATGCGCGAAGCGTGGGGTGCCGGTCGGCCGGTCTGGATCGCCGCCAGCACGCACGAGGGCGAGGAGATGTGCGTCTTCGAGGCACACACCGAGGTCATGCGCCGCTTGCCCGATGCCCTGCTGTTGATCGCGCCGCGCCACCCGGAGCGCTTCAAGGCCGTCGAGGCCTCGGTGCGCAGCCTGGGCTTCAACGTGGCGACGCGCAGCGCGGACAAGGTGCCCGGCCAGGCGACGCAGTGCTTCGTCATCGATTCCATGGGCGAACTGCTGCGCTTCTTCGCAGCGTCGGATGTCGCATTTGTGGGCGGCAGCCTGGTGTCCATCGGCGGCCACAACGTGCTCGAGCCGGCCGCGCTATCCAAGCCGGTGCTGGTGGGACCGTACACGTACAACTTCGAAGAAATCACCCAGGCCCTGCTCGATGAAGGTGGTGGTGAGCGCGTAAAGGACGGCGATGAGCTGGGTGAGCAGGTGCTGTCGCTGCTCCGCGACAAGGAACGCCGTGAGGCGATGGGAAGCCACGCCCGCCATGTGTTCGATAGCGAGCGTGGCTCCGTTGGCAAGGTCATGAAGCTGGTGGATCGCCTGCTTCAGGAGTGA
- a CDS encoding glycosyltransferase family 4 protein: MATVFPARTMTVVQLVPALHSGGAERSTLEIARALVEAGHRSIVVSAGGRLVEQLEAEGSQHVTLPIGHKSLRTLFTVGKLRRILRELKPDIVHARSRLPAWVGWWAMRRVKPRPHFVTTVHGLNSPGHYSSILLRGERVIVVSQTLRDYVLRHYPEDISSARIAVVPRGIDTEAFPYGYRPDDAWQRAFFEEFPQLEGAPLLTLPGRGTRLKGHADAIELIADLQSRAIDARLLLMGADEPGREAYVAELRALIKERGLASKVVISPPRSDIRDVYAISNLVLQLSQRPESFGRTVVEALAMCRPVLGYAHGGVGELLSELYPAGRVPLNDRERLVERAAELLRFAPPIPPPRSYRLVDMQSATLALYADVVEGVPTA; the protein is encoded by the coding sequence ATGGCCACCGTCTTCCCAGCCCGGACGATGACCGTTGTACAACTCGTACCCGCCCTGCATTCGGGCGGTGCCGAGCGCTCGACCCTGGAAATTGCCAGGGCGCTGGTCGAGGCCGGGCACCGCTCCATCGTGGTCTCCGCAGGCGGCCGCCTGGTCGAGCAACTCGAAGCCGAAGGCAGCCAGCACGTCACACTGCCGATCGGCCATAAATCGCTGCGCACCCTGTTCACGGTCGGCAAGCTGCGCCGCATCCTGCGCGAGCTCAAGCCGGATATCGTCCATGCGCGTTCGCGGCTGCCTGCCTGGGTAGGCTGGTGGGCCATGCGCCGGGTGAAACCCCGCCCGCATTTCGTCACCACCGTGCACGGCCTCAACAGCCCGGGGCACTACAGCAGCATCCTGCTGCGTGGTGAGCGGGTCATCGTCGTCTCGCAGACCCTGCGCGACTACGTGCTGCGGCACTACCCTGAAGACATTTCCAGCGCCCGTATCGCCGTGGTGCCGCGCGGCATCGATACCGAGGCCTTTCCGTACGGGTACCGGCCGGACGATGCCTGGCAGCGCGCCTTCTTCGAGGAGTTCCCGCAGCTCGAGGGCGCGCCGCTGCTCACGCTGCCCGGCCGCGGTACTCGCCTGAAGGGCCACGCGGATGCCATCGAGCTCATCGCCGATCTGCAAAGCCGGGCGATCGATGCGCGGCTGTTGCTCATGGGTGCCGACGAGCCGGGCCGCGAGGCGTATGTGGCCGAGTTGCGCGCGCTGATCAAGGAGCGCGGCCTGGCATCCAAGGTGGTGATCTCGCCGCCGCGTTCCGATATCCGTGACGTGTATGCCATCTCGAACCTGGTACTGCAGCTGTCCCAGCGGCCGGAATCGTTCGGACGCACGGTCGTGGAAGCCCTTGCGATGTGCCGCCCGGTGCTCGGTTACGCCCATGGCGGCGTCGGCGAGCTGCTGTCGGAGCTGTACCCGGCGGGCCGCGTGCCGTTGAACGATCGCGAACGGCTGGTGGAGCGTGCCGCCGAGCTGCTGCGCTTCGCCCCGCCCATCCCGCCACCGCGTAGCTACCGGCTGGTGGATATGCAATCCGCCACCCTGGCGCTGTACGCCGATGTGGTGGAAGGCGTGCCGACCGCGTGA
- a CDS encoding TetR/AcrR family transcriptional regulator, with translation MNASPKMKTQGPGRPKDMEKRAAILDAAKALFTQGGFAGTSMDAVAASAGVSKLTVYSHFGDKDNLFREVIRAHVQERLPDDLFDFSAGADIRATLTNIASRHAAMETNTESVGTFRAILSDCQSGGNPRFGRLVWEEGPVRMHKLMSRLLGDAAERGQLEIPDVSRATTQFLALLKGDLLIRRLFGCEDCAVQFAEEVKNNALAAVEMFMRAYAPRG, from the coding sequence ATGAACGCCAGCCCGAAAATGAAGACCCAGGGCCCGGGGCGTCCGAAAGACATGGAGAAGCGCGCGGCCATCCTCGATGCCGCCAAGGCGCTCTTCACCCAGGGCGGTTTCGCCGGTACCAGCATGGATGCCGTCGCGGCTTCGGCCGGTGTGTCCAAGCTCACCGTGTACAGCCATTTCGGCGACAAGGACAACCTCTTCCGTGAGGTCATCCGCGCCCACGTGCAGGAACGCCTGCCCGATGACCTGTTCGATTTCAGCGCCGGCGCCGATATCCGCGCCACGCTTACCAACATCGCCAGCCGCCACGCGGCCATGGAAACCAACACGGAATCCGTGGGTACGTTCCGCGCCATCCTTTCCGACTGCCAGTCGGGCGGTAACCCCCGCTTTGGCCGCCTGGTGTGGGAAGAGGGCCCGGTGCGCATGCACAAGCTGATGAGCCGCCTGCTGGGCGACGCCGCCGAGCGCGGCCAGCTCGAGATCCCGGACGTCAGCCGCGCCACCACCCAGTTCCTGGCCCTGCTCAAGGGCGATCTGCTCATCCGCCGCCTGTTTGGTTGCGAGGATTGCGCCGTTCAGTTCGCCGAAGAGGTGAAGAACAACGCCCTCGCCGCGGTCGAGATGTTCATGCGCGCGTACGCGCCGCGCGGCTAA
- a CDS encoding glycosyltransferase family 2 protein, which translates to MRDRRMVGERLSVVITTFNNADTIGACLASVAFADDIVVLDSGSADSTREIAERARARVYVQAFAGYSAQKQAAIQLALHRWVLLLDSDETLPADAAQRIRTALAAPAVAGFELLRREWVFWRWQPGRARLNHYVRLFDREHARMSGHEVHESVEVDGPVARLDVIIDHHGERDIAGRVDKANRYSSLQVADRHTREPRALRLRMVAYPTIAFARYYFLRGHWRGGWAGFIAARVHAFYAFLKYAKLYERRVSRRRGKGGPVEPERLQD; encoded by the coding sequence ATGCGGGACAGACGCATGGTGGGTGAGCGGCTTTCCGTCGTCATCACCACCTTCAACAACGCCGACACCATCGGTGCGTGCCTGGCGTCGGTCGCTTTCGCCGATGACATCGTGGTGCTGGATTCCGGGTCGGCGGATAGCACGCGCGAGATCGCGGAGCGCGCTCGTGCGCGCGTGTATGTGCAGGCCTTCGCGGGATACAGCGCACAGAAGCAGGCCGCCATCCAGCTGGCGCTGCACCGTTGGGTGCTACTGCTGGATTCGGACGAGACCCTGCCGGCGGATGCCGCGCAACGCATCCGCACCGCGCTCGCGGCACCCGCCGTGGCCGGTTTCGAATTGCTCCGTCGCGAGTGGGTGTTCTGGCGCTGGCAACCCGGCCGCGCGCGATTAAATCATTACGTGCGGCTGTTCGATCGTGAACACGCGCGCATGAGTGGCCACGAAGTGCACGAAAGCGTCGAGGTGGATGGGCCGGTGGCCCGCCTGGACGTGATCATCGACCACCATGGCGAGCGTGATATCGCCGGTCGTGTCGACAAGGCCAACCGCTATTCCTCGCTGCAGGTGGCCGACCGGCATACGCGCGAACCGCGCGCACTGCGCTTGCGCATGGTGGCCTATCCCACCATCGCCTTTGCCCGTTACTACTTCCTTCGTGGTCACTGGCGTGGCGGGTGGGCGGGGTTTATCGCCGCCCGGGTCCACGCGTTCTATGCGTTCCTGAAGTACGCCAAGCTGTACGAGCGCCGGGTTTCACGCCGCCGCGGCAAGGGCGGGCCGGTGGAACCCGAACGGCTCCAGGATTAG